One window from the genome of Echinicola vietnamensis DSM 17526 encodes:
- a CDS encoding RagB/SusD family nutrient uptake outer membrane protein produces MKLLKYSLIALVLGMMCACSDVLDEELFSQMAPENFLTTQEGIKSTLDAAYAEGYLNGYSHHSVRNIEEWCTDIEWETGGGENRTAVLMINFTWDASVGWMYGDMWLKPYRAIRNANVVLENVEAANIGDDLKQTYAAEARFIRALSYYYLHTWFGPVPLRQSPEDDIYLARPSEEEMRQFVESELLAVIPDLPAPGQEQAYGRANNGGARALLTKFYLNTKQWQKAADMAQEVMDMGDYSLYPDYAMLFRVENEQNSEFILTYPQIPNSPGNNYINGAFPEGFASDPKTGLTFLNSWRNWAAQYRLYDSFYNSFEEGDARMDLIMDSYINGQGNAVSLLNNNNTRSFKYWPDPNGLGNEHGNDVPAVRYADILLSRAEALNELNGPNQESIDLINMVRERADLEPLELSDFTSMAQLRTHLLNERAWEFYSEGKRREDQIRMGTFVSSAVARGVTNAKPTHVLFPIPQAALDANEMLVQNEGY; encoded by the coding sequence ATGAAATTACTAAAATATAGCTTGATAGCACTGGTTCTGGGAATGATGTGCGCTTGTTCCGATGTACTGGATGAAGAGTTGTTCTCTCAAATGGCACCAGAAAACTTTCTGACCACCCAGGAAGGAATCAAATCCACCTTGGACGCGGCCTATGCAGAAGGGTACTTAAACGGCTATTCCCACCACAGCGTGCGGAATATTGAGGAGTGGTGCACGGACATCGAGTGGGAGACCGGTGGAGGCGAAAACCGAACCGCCGTTTTGATGATTAATTTTACTTGGGATGCATCCGTAGGCTGGATGTACGGCGATATGTGGCTGAAGCCTTATCGTGCCATTCGAAATGCTAATGTGGTCCTGGAAAATGTCGAAGCGGCCAATATTGGTGATGATTTGAAGCAAACCTATGCTGCCGAAGCAAGGTTTATCAGGGCCCTGAGTTACTACTACCTGCACACCTGGTTTGGGCCAGTGCCGTTGCGACAAAGTCCTGAGGATGATATTTACCTAGCGAGACCTTCTGAGGAAGAAATGAGGCAGTTTGTTGAGTCTGAATTGCTTGCGGTGATCCCTGACTTGCCTGCGCCTGGCCAAGAGCAAGCTTATGGCCGTGCTAACAATGGCGGAGCCAGAGCACTTTTGACCAAGTTTTACCTTAATACCAAGCAATGGCAAAAAGCTGCCGATATGGCTCAAGAGGTGATGGATATGGGGGATTATAGTCTTTACCCTGATTATGCGATGCTTTTCAGGGTAGAGAATGAACAAAATTCGGAATTTATCCTTACTTATCCTCAGATTCCCAATAGTCCTGGAAATAACTATATCAATGGCGCATTTCCCGAAGGATTTGCCAGTGATCCCAAAACCGGGCTGACTTTTCTAAACTCCTGGCGAAACTGGGCGGCACAATACAGGCTTTACGACAGCTTTTACAATTCCTTTGAGGAAGGCGATGCCCGAATGGATCTGATCATGGACAGCTATATAAACGGCCAGGGCAATGCCGTTTCCCTACTGAACAACAACAATACCCGTTCCTTTAAATATTGGCCAGATCCCAATGGATTGGGAAATGAACATGGGAATGATGTTCCCGCAGTACGCTATGCCGATATCCTCTTGAGTAGGGCGGAGGCGCTGAATGAACTCAATGGCCCCAACCAAGAGTCAATAGACCTGATCAACATGGTCAGGGAGCGTGCGGATTTGGAGCCGTTGGAGCTAAGTGATTTTACGTCTATGGCCCAGCTCAGAACCCATTTGCTAAACGAACGGGCTTGGGAATTCTATTCCGAAGGAAAGCGACGGGAGGATCAGATCAGGATGGGCACCTTTGTATCATCTGCCGTGGCGCGTGGTGTCACCAATGCCAAGCCGACACACGTGCTATTCCCTATTCCACAAGCGGCCTTAGATGCCAATGAGATGTTGGTGCAGAATGAGGGGTATTGA